AAGCCGTTTTCAATGCAAGTGCATTTATACCGCCCTTTGCCTCCGCTATAGTTCTTATAGCTAAAAGAAAAGCTTTAAAATCTTTATCTTGTTCTAAGTTTTCAAAAGCTATTTCTAAGTAAGCTTTTATAGCTTCCTCGCTTTGCAATTCTTCTAAAAAAAAATCTTTGTGTTTTCTATAAGTTTTCATTATACAATCTCCAATATTCTTTGACTTTTTC
The nucleotide sequence above comes from Desulfobacterales bacterium. Encoded proteins:
- a CDS encoding putative addiction module antidote protein, producing the protein MKTYRKHKDFFLEELQSEEAIKAYLEIAFENLEQDKDFKAFLLAIRTIAEAKGGINALALKTAFTRQSIYKALSLKGNPRLDTLWAILNALGYTLTLKTLKA